The Salmonella enterica subsp. houtenae serovar Houten genome has a segment encoding these proteins:
- the wcaE gene encoding glycosyltransferase gives MFLSVVTVAFRNYEGVVKTWRSLRNLARDPGLSFEWIVVDGGSEDGTREFLQKRHGEFNLRFVSEKDRGIYDAMNKGIALAQGRYTLFLNSGDAFHDDVALFVRQLARQKGEAMYIGDALLDFGGGHKIRRKAKPGCYIYHSLPASHQAIFFPTAGLKKYPYDLQYKVSSDYALAARLYKAGYPFRRINGLVSEFSMGGVSTSNNLELCQDAKNVQRKILRMPGFWAQLSYLLRLKTTGKTKARYNKV, from the coding sequence ATGTTTTTAAGCGTCGTTACCGTCGCCTTTCGCAATTACGAAGGGGTGGTAAAAACCTGGCGCTCGCTGCGCAATCTGGCGCGCGATCCGGGTCTGTCATTTGAATGGATCGTAGTGGATGGCGGTTCGGAGGACGGCACGCGCGAATTTCTGCAAAAACGTCACGGTGAGTTTAACCTGCGTTTTGTCAGTGAAAAAGATCGCGGTATTTATGATGCCATGAACAAAGGCATTGCACTGGCGCAAGGGCGTTATACCCTGTTTCTTAATTCCGGTGATGCGTTTCATGATGATGTCGCGCTGTTTGTCCGCCAACTGGCACGGCAAAAGGGCGAGGCGATGTATATTGGCGACGCGCTGCTGGATTTTGGCGGCGGGCATAAAATACGCCGGAAGGCTAAACCCGGGTGTTATATCTACCACAGTTTACCCGCCAGCCATCAGGCGATATTTTTCCCGACGGCAGGGTTAAAAAAGTATCCTTATGATCTGCAATATAAGGTCTCTTCAGATTATGCGCTGGCGGCCCGTCTCTATAAAGCAGGCTATCCTTTCCGGCGAATTAACGGGCTGGTATCTGAATTTTCGATGGGCGGGGTGTCAACCTCGAATAATCTGGAATTATGTCAGGATGCAAAAAACGTACAGCGAAAAATATTACGTATGCCAGGGTTTTGGGCACAATTATCCTATTTATTACGTCTGAAAACGACGGGTAAAACAAAAGCGCGGTATAACAAAGTCTAA
- the wcaD gene encoding putative colanic acid polymerase has protein sequence MSRSIRICSYLLLPLIYLLVNVKIAQLGESFPITIVTFLPLLLLLFVERISVKKLMIALGIGAGLTAFNFLFGQSLNAGKYVTSTMLFVYIVVIIGMVWSIRFKTISAHNHRKILRFFYLVVGVVVALAAVEMVQIILTGGSSIMEGISKYLIYSNSYVLNFIKFGGKRTTALYFEPAFFALALISIWLSIKQFGIKTPKSDAMILVGIILSGSFSGVMTFILFYLLEWAFQYLNKDAIKKKLPLALVSLTLFLIGVIIAFPYIATRLGDLGTEGSSSYYRIVGPLVMVGYSLTHIDGVVRFGSLYEYVASFGIFNGADVGKTIDNGLYLLIIYFSWFAVLMTLWYMGKVLKMALNAFGDNRNFRVQLYLFTPVSLFFTGSIFSPEYAFLIVCPFILRKALKIS, from the coding sequence ATGTCTCGTTCTATCAGAATCTGTAGCTACCTGCTGCTGCCGCTGATCTACTTACTGGTCAACGTTAAAATTGCCCAACTGGGGGAAAGCTTTCCCATTACCATCGTCACTTTTTTACCGCTGTTGCTGCTGTTATTTGTGGAGCGCATCAGCGTAAAAAAATTGATGATCGCCTTAGGCATCGGCGCGGGGCTTACGGCATTTAATTTCCTGTTCGGCCAGTCGCTGAATGCCGGTAAATATGTCACGTCCACGATGCTATTTGTCTATATTGTGGTCATTATCGGGATGGTCTGGAGTATCCGCTTCAAAACCATTTCCGCGCATAACCACCGAAAGATTTTACGTTTTTTTTATCTGGTTGTAGGTGTCGTGGTTGCGCTCGCTGCGGTTGAGATGGTGCAAATTATCCTCACCGGCGGCAGCAGTATTATGGAAGGAATTTCGAAATATCTTATTTACAGTAATAGCTATGTGCTGAATTTTATAAAATTTGGCGGTAAGCGTACTACTGCGCTGTATTTTGAACCGGCATTTTTCGCTTTGGCACTAATCTCAATTTGGCTGAGCATCAAACAGTTTGGTATCAAAACACCGAAAAGTGATGCTATGATTCTGGTAGGAATAATATTATCAGGATCATTTTCTGGAGTAATGACCTTTATCCTGTTTTATCTTCTGGAGTGGGCGTTCCAATATTTGAATAAGGATGCGATAAAGAAAAAACTTCCGCTGGCGCTGGTTTCATTAACCCTGTTTTTGATCGGGGTAATTATTGCATTTCCTTATATCGCGACACGACTTGGCGATTTAGGGACGGAAGGCTCATCTTCTTATTATCGCATTGTGGGGCCATTAGTCATGGTTGGATATTCCTTGACCCATATTGATGGTGTAGTCAGATTTGGCTCACTTTATGAATATGTTGCATCATTCGGAATCTTTAACGGTGCGGATGTCGGGAAAACCATAGACAATGGATTGTATCTGCTGATTATTTATTTTTCCTGGTTCGCAGTGCTAATGACGCTGTGGTATATGGGGAAAGTTTTAAAAATGGCGCTAAATGCGTTTGGCGATAATCGCAATTTTCGGGTACAGCTCTATCTTTTTACGCCGGTGTCGCTGTTTTTTACCGGTTCAATATTTAGCCCGGAATATGCTTTTTTAATCGTCTGTCCGTTCATTTTGCGCAAGGCGTTAAAAATTTCATAA
- the wcaF gene encoding acetyltransferase, with amino-acid sequence MQDLSGFTVPKGFRGANALKVQLWWAVQATLFAGSPQILYRWRAFLLRLFGAKIGKNVVIRPSVKITYPWKLTVGDYAWVGDDAVLYTLGEINIGAHAVISQKGYLCTGSHDYTSAHFDINAAPIVIGEKCWLATDVFIAPGVTIGHGTVVGARSSVFKSLPANAICRGNPAVVTRQRVQKVTP; translated from the coding sequence ATGCAGGATCTTAGCGGCTTTACGGTGCCGAAAGGGTTCCGCGGCGCTAATGCACTAAAAGTACAATTATGGTGGGCGGTACAGGCGACATTATTCGCCGGGTCGCCGCAAATATTGTATCGCTGGCGAGCCTTTTTACTGCGACTGTTTGGCGCCAAAATTGGAAAAAATGTGGTTATTCGACCGTCAGTAAAAATTACCTATCCGTGGAAATTAACCGTCGGCGATTATGCCTGGGTAGGCGACGACGCTGTGTTATATACGTTGGGTGAAATTAATATTGGCGCGCATGCGGTCATTTCACAAAAAGGTTATTTGTGTACCGGTAGCCATGATTATACCAGCGCCCATTTCGATATTAACGCCGCGCCGATTGTTATTGGCGAAAAATGTTGGCTGGCGACCGATGTTTTTATCGCGCCCGGCGTGACGATAGGTCATGGCACCGTCGTCGGCGCACGTAGCAGCGTATTTAAATCATTACCGGCAAATGCGATTTGTCGGGGCAATCCCGCAGTGGTAACGCGCCAGCGCGTTCAGAAAGTTACTCCCTAA
- the manC gene encoding mannose-1-phosphate guanylyltransferase: protein MRQTKLYPVVMAGGSGSRLWPLSRVLYPKQFLCLKGDLTMLQTTLCRLNGVECESPVVICNEQHRFIVAEQLRQLNKLTENIILEPAGRNTAPAIALAALAATRQHTDCDPLMLVLAADHAIANEEAFRDAVRSAIPCADAGKLVTFGIVPDLPETGYGYIRRGDVVPGATDAVAFEVAQFVEKPGLETAQAYVASGDYYWNSGMFLFRAGRYLEELKKFRPDILTACEQAMRGVDPDLDFIRVDEEAFLACPEESIDYAVMERTADAVVMPMDAGWSDVGSWSSLWEISAHTPEGNVHHGDVISHKTENSYVYAESGLVTTVGVKDLVVVQTKDAVLIADRHAVQDVKKVVEKIKADGRHEHHMHREVYRPWGKYDSIDAGERYQVKRITVKPGEGLSVQMHHHRAEHWVVVAGTARVTINGEVKLLGENESIYIPLGATHCLENPGKIPLDLIEVRSGSYLEEDDVVRFEDRYGRV from the coding sequence ATGCGTCAGACAAAACTTTACCCGGTTGTGATGGCCGGTGGCTCCGGTAGCCGATTGTGGCCGCTCTCCCGTGTGCTTTACCCAAAACAGTTTCTGTGCCTGAAGGGCGATCTCACCATGCTGCAAACCACCCTTTGCCGTCTGAACGGCGTGGAGTGCGAAAGCCCGGTGGTTATCTGCAACGAACAGCACCGTTTTATCGTCGCCGAACAGCTCCGCCAGCTCAATAAGCTGACGGAGAACATTATTCTTGAGCCCGCCGGGCGCAATACCGCGCCGGCGATTGCGCTGGCGGCGCTGGCGGCGACGCGACAGCATACGGACTGCGATCCGCTGATGCTGGTACTGGCGGCGGATCATGCGATCGCCAATGAAGAGGCCTTCCGCGACGCGGTGCGCAGCGCCATACCCTGTGCCGACGCGGGCAAACTGGTGACCTTCGGTATCGTGCCGGATCTGCCGGAAACCGGCTATGGCTATATCCGGCGCGGTGATGTCGTGCCGGGCGCGACGGATGCGGTGGCTTTTGAGGTGGCGCAGTTCGTTGAGAAGCCCGGGCTGGAAACCGCCCAGGCCTACGTCGCCAGCGGCGATTACTACTGGAACAGTGGCATGTTTCTGTTCCGTGCCGGACGCTATCTGGAAGAGCTGAAAAAATTCCGACCCGATATTCTGACCGCCTGTGAACAGGCGATGCGCGGTGTCGATCCGGATCTTGACTTCATTCGCGTGGATGAAGAGGCCTTCCTCGCCTGTCCGGAAGAGTCCATTGACTACGCGGTGATGGAGCGGACGGCGGACGCGGTGGTGATGCCGATGGACGCCGGCTGGAGCGATGTCGGCTCCTGGTCTTCGCTGTGGGAAATCAGCGCCCACACCCCCGAGGGAAACGTCCACCACGGCGACGTCATCAGCCATAAAACGGAAAACAGCTACGTTTACGCCGAATCCGGCCTGGTGACCACCGTCGGCGTAAAGGATCTGGTGGTGGTACAGACCAAAGACGCCGTGCTGATTGCCGATCGCCACGCGGTGCAGGACGTGAAAAAGGTGGTGGAGAAGATCAAGGCCGACGGGCGCCATGAGCACCACATGCACCGCGAGGTTTACCGTCCGTGGGGCAAATACGACTCCATCGACGCGGGCGAGCGCTATCAGGTGAAGCGTATTACCGTCAAGCCGGGGGAAGGGCTGTCGGTGCAGATGCACCATCACCGCGCCGAGCACTGGGTGGTGGTGGCGGGTACCGCCAGGGTCACCATCAACGGCGAGGTTAAGCTGCTCGGTGAAAATGAGTCCATCTATATTCCGCTGGGGGCGACCCACTGCCTGGAAAATCCGGGAAAAATACCGCTCGATTTAATTGAAGTGCGTTCCGGCTCGTACCTCGAAGAGGACGACGTGGTGCGGTTCGAGGACCGTTACGGCCGGGTGTAG
- the wcaI gene encoding glycosyltransferase, whose product MKILVYGINYSPELTGIGKYTGEMVAWMAREGHEVRVITAPPYYPQWKVGERYSAWRYRREEGEATVWRCPLYVPKQPSTLKRLLHLGSFALSSFFPLMAQRRWKPDRIIGVVPTLFCTPGMRLLAKLSGARTVLHIQDYEVDAMLGLGMAGKGQRGSVARFATAFERSALRNVDNVSTISRSMMNKAREKGVAAEKILFFPNWSEVARFQEVNDADVTALRQQLGLPEGKKIVLYSGNIGEKQGLEKVIDAAERLRDRPLIFAIVGQGGGKARLENMARERSLPNIKFLPLQSYDALPALLKMGDCHLVVQKRGAADAVLPSKLTNILAVGGNAVITAEPHTELGELCVRYPGIAVCVEPESADALVDGISRVLAMPKNNTTARQYAERTLNKENVLSQFIADIRG is encoded by the coding sequence ATGAAGATCCTGGTCTATGGCATTAACTATTCGCCGGAACTGACCGGTATCGGCAAATATACCGGCGAAATGGTGGCATGGATGGCGCGGGAAGGCCATGAGGTGCGGGTCATCACCGCGCCGCCGTACTACCCGCAGTGGAAGGTTGGCGAGCGCTATTCCGCCTGGCGCTATCGCCGGGAAGAGGGCGAGGCTACCGTCTGGCGCTGCCCGCTGTATGTGCCGAAACAGCCCTCCACCTTAAAGCGGTTGCTTCATTTGGGGAGCTTTGCATTGAGCAGTTTTTTCCCTCTGATGGCGCAGCGTCGCTGGAAGCCGGATCGGATTATCGGCGTTGTGCCGACGCTCTTTTGTACGCCGGGAATGCGCCTGCTGGCGAAACTCTCCGGCGCGCGTACCGTACTGCATATTCAGGATTACGAAGTGGATGCCATGCTCGGCTTAGGGATGGCGGGAAAAGGCCAGCGTGGCAGCGTAGCGCGGTTTGCGACGGCCTTTGAACGCAGCGCGCTGCGTAACGTTGATAACGTCTCGACCATCTCTCGCTCCATGATGAATAAAGCGCGGGAAAAGGGCGTCGCGGCGGAAAAAATCCTCTTCTTTCCGAACTGGTCGGAAGTGGCGCGCTTTCAGGAAGTTAATGACGCTGACGTGACGGCTTTGCGTCAGCAGCTTGGCTTGCCAGAAGGCAAAAAAATCGTGCTCTATTCCGGCAATATCGGCGAAAAGCAAGGGCTGGAAAAGGTGATTGACGCCGCGGAGCGATTACGCGATCGACCGCTGATTTTTGCGATTGTCGGCCAGGGCGGCGGCAAGGCGCGGCTGGAGAACATGGCCCGCGAACGCAGCCTGCCAAATATTAAATTCCTCCCGCTTCAGTCTTACGACGCCTTACCCGCGCTGCTGAAAATGGGCGATTGCCATCTGGTGGTACAAAAGCGCGGCGCGGCGGACGCGGTACTGCCCTCCAAGCTGACTAACATTCTGGCGGTCGGCGGCAATGCGGTAATTACCGCTGAGCCGCACACCGAATTAGGAGAACTTTGCGTGCGCTATCCGGGCATCGCCGTTTGCGTGGAACCGGAGTCGGCCGACGCGCTGGTCGACGGGATTAGCCGGGTGCTCGCCATGCCGAAAAACAACACGACGGCACGTCAATACGCCGAACGCACGCTCAATAAAGAGAATGTGCTAAGCCAATTTATTGCAGATATTCGGGGATGA
- the gmd_1 gene encoding GDP-mannose 4,6-dehydratase: MSKVALITGVTGQDGSYLAEFLLEKGYEVHGIKRRASSFNTERVDHIYQDPHSSNPKFHLHYGDLTDASNLTRILQEVQPDEVYNLGAMSHVAVSFESPEYTADVDAMGTLRLLEAIRFLGLEKKTRFYQASTSELYGLVQEIPQKETTPFYPRSPYAVAKLYAYWITVNYRESYGIYACNGILFNHESPRRGETFVTRKITRAIANIAQGLESCLYLGNMDSLRDWGHAKDYVRMQWMMLQQEQPEDFVIATGVQYSVRQFVELAAAQLGIKLRFEGEGIDEKGIVVSVTGHDAPGVKPGDVIVAVDPRYFRPAEVETLLGDPSKAHEKLGWKPEITLSEMVSEMVANDLEAAKKHSLLKSHGYEVAIALES; encoded by the coding sequence ATGTCAAAAGTCGCTCTCATTACTGGCGTAACCGGACAGGATGGGTCTTACCTGGCAGAATTTCTGCTGGAAAAGGGGTATGAGGTGCATGGTATCAAGCGTCGCGCGTCATCGTTTAATACTGAGCGCGTGGACCATATTTATCAGGATCCGCACAGCAGCAACCCGAAATTTCATCTGCATTATGGCGACCTGACCGACGCCTCCAACCTGACCCGCATTTTACAGGAAGTACAGCCGGATGAGGTCTACAACCTGGGCGCGATGAGCCACGTGGCGGTGTCGTTTGAGTCGCCGGAATATACCGCCGATGTGGATGCGATGGGCACGCTGCGCCTGCTGGAGGCGATCCGCTTCCTCGGGCTGGAAAAGAAAACCCGCTTCTACCAGGCCTCAACTTCTGAACTGTACGGTCTGGTACAGGAGATCCCGCAGAAAGAGACCACGCCGTTCTACCCGCGTTCCCCCTATGCGGTGGCGAAACTGTACGCCTACTGGATCACCGTTAACTACCGTGAATCCTACGGTATCTACGCCTGTAACGGCATTCTGTTTAACCACGAGTCCCCGCGTCGCGGCGAAACCTTCGTCACCCGTAAAATTACCCGCGCCATCGCCAATATCGCCCAGGGACTGGAGTCCTGCCTGTACCTCGGCAACATGGACTCGCTACGCGACTGGGGCCATGCGAAAGATTACGTGCGGATGCAGTGGATGATGTTACAGCAGGAGCAGCCGGAAGATTTCGTGATTGCCACCGGCGTGCAGTATTCCGTACGCCAGTTTGTCGAGCTGGCGGCGGCACAACTGGGGATAAAACTGCGCTTTGAAGGCGAGGGTATTGATGAGAAAGGGATCGTGGTATCCGTGACCGGACACGATGCGCCGGGCGTGAAACCGGGCGATGTGATTGTGGCCGTGGATCCGCGCTATTTCCGTCCGGCGGAAGTGGAAACCCTGCTGGGCGACCCGTCCAAAGCGCATGAGAAACTGGGCTGGAAACCGGAAATCACCCTGTCGGAGATGGTCTCCGAGATGGTGGCGAACGATCTGGAGGCCGCGAAAAAACACTCACTGCTGAAATCTCACGGTTACGAGGTGGCCATCGCGCTGGAGTCCTGA
- the wcaH_1 gene encoding O-antigen biosynthesis protein → MFLRQEDFAAVVRTTPLISLDFIVENGQGEILLGRRLNRPAQGYWFVPGGRVCKDETLEAAFERLTQAELGVRLPLAAGTFYGVWQHFYDDNFSGEDFSTHYIVLGFRLRVAESDLHLPDAQHGGYRWLTPELLLASNNVHENSRAYFLPDAPAVGL, encoded by the coding sequence ATGTTTTTACGTCAGGAAGATTTCGCCGCCGTGGTACGAACCACCCCCCTCATCTCCCTCGATTTCATCGTGGAAAACGGCCAGGGGGAAATCCTGCTGGGCCGGCGTCTCAACCGTCCGGCGCAGGGCTACTGGTTTGTGCCGGGGGGACGGGTGTGCAAAGACGAAACGCTGGAGGCCGCCTTTGAACGCCTGACGCAGGCGGAACTGGGCGTGCGTCTGCCGCTGGCGGCAGGGACGTTTTATGGCGTGTGGCAGCACTTCTATGACGACAACTTTTCCGGTGAGGATTTTTCAACTCACTACATCGTGCTCGGCTTTCGTCTGCGCGTGGCGGAGAGCGATTTACACCTGCCTGACGCCCAGCATGGCGGTTACCGCTGGCTGACGCCGGAACTGCTTCTGGCAAGCAATAATGTTCATGAGAACAGTCGGGCCTACTTCCTTCCTGACGCGCCGGCGGTGGGCCTATGA
- the fcl_1 gene encoding GDP-fucose synthetase, giving the protein MNKQRIFVAGHRGMVGSAIVRQFAQRGDVELVLRTRDELDLLDGRAVQAFFAGAGIDQVYLAAAKVGGIVANNTYPADFIYQNMMIESNIIHAAHLHNVNKLLFLGSSCIYPKLATQPMAESELLRGTLEPTNEPYAIAKIAGIKLCESYNRQYGRDYRSVMPTNLYGPYDNFHPDNSHVIPALLRRFHEAAQSHAPEVVVWGSGTPMREFLHVDDMAAASIHVMELAREVWQEHTDPMLSHINVGTGVDCTIRALAQTIAKVVGYKGRVVFDAAKPDGTPRKLLDVTRLHQLGWYHEISLEAGLAATYQWFLENQQRFRG; this is encoded by the coding sequence ATGAATAAGCAACGAATTTTTGTGGCAGGCCATCGCGGGATGGTGGGCTCCGCCATTGTACGACAGTTTGCGCAGCGCGGCGACGTGGAGCTGGTACTGCGCACCCGCGATGAGCTGGATCTGCTCGACGGGCGCGCGGTACAGGCGTTCTTTGCCGGGGCGGGTATCGACCAGGTTTATCTGGCGGCGGCGAAAGTGGGCGGCATTGTCGCCAATAACACCTATCCGGCGGATTTTATTTATCAAAACATGATGATAGAGAGCAACATTATTCACGCCGCGCACCTGCACAACGTGAACAAACTGCTGTTTCTCGGCTCGTCCTGTATCTATCCGAAACTGGCAACGCAACCGATGGCGGAAAGCGAGCTGCTGCGGGGGACGCTGGAGCCGACCAACGAGCCGTATGCCATCGCCAAGATTGCCGGGATTAAACTGTGCGAGTCCTACAACCGCCAGTACGGTCGTGACTACCGTTCGGTGATGCCGACCAACCTGTACGGCCCGTATGACAATTTCCATCCGGACAATTCACATGTGATCCCGGCGCTGCTGCGCCGCTTTCATGAGGCCGCGCAGAGCCACGCGCCGGAGGTGGTGGTGTGGGGTAGCGGAACGCCGATGCGCGAATTTCTGCACGTTGATGATATGGCGGCGGCCAGCATTCACGTGATGGAGCTGGCGCGTGAAGTGTGGCAGGAGCACACCGACCCGATGCTGTCGCACATTAACGTCGGCACCGGCGTGGACTGCACCATCCGCGCGCTGGCGCAGACCATCGCGAAGGTGGTGGGTTACAAAGGCCGGGTAGTGTTCGACGCCGCGAAGCCGGACGGCACGCCGCGTAAATTGCTCGACGTCACGCGTCTGCATCAGCTTGGCTGGTATCACGAAATTTCACTGGAGGCAGGGCTTGCCGCTACTTACCAGTGGTTCCTTGAGAATCAGCAACGGTTCCGGGGGTGA
- the algC_1 gene encoding phosphomannomutase, whose protein sequence is MTKLTCFKAYDIRGRLGEELNEDIAWRIGRACGEYLKPKTIVLGGDARLTSESLKRALAKGLQDAGVDVLDIGMSGTEEIYFATFHLGVDGGIEVTASHNPMDYNGMKLVRGGARPISGDTGLRDIQRLAEANDFPPVNEAARGSYRQITLRDAYIDHLLEYIDIKNLTPLKLVLNSGNGAAGPVIDAIEARLKALGAPVAFIKIHNTPDGTFPNGIPNPLLPECRDDTRKAVIEHGTDMGIAFDGDFDRCFLFDEKGQFIEGYYIVGLLAEAFLEKHPGAKIIHDPRLTWNTEAVVTAAGGTPVMSKTGHAFIKERMRLEDAVYGGEMSAHHYFRDFAYCDSGMIPWLLVAELVCLKGQSLGGLVADRMAAFPASGEINSRLAEPAAAIARVERYFADEAQAVDRTDGLSMSFADWRFNLRSSNTEPVVRLNVESRGDIPLMEARTRTLLALLNQ, encoded by the coding sequence ATGACAAAATTAACCTGTTTCAAGGCCTATGACATTCGCGGCAGGCTGGGCGAGGAGCTCAATGAAGATATCGCATGGCGGATTGGCCGCGCCTGCGGCGAATATTTAAAACCGAAAACCATCGTGCTGGGCGGCGACGCGCGTCTGACCAGCGAGTCCCTGAAGCGGGCGCTGGCGAAAGGGTTACAGGATGCGGGCGTCGACGTGCTGGATATCGGTATGTCGGGCACCGAAGAGATTTACTTCGCCACCTTCCACCTCGGCGTGGACGGCGGTATCGAAGTGACCGCCAGCCATAACCCGATGGACTATAACGGCATGAAGCTGGTACGCGGGGGCGCCCGCCCGATAAGCGGCGACACCGGCCTGCGCGACATTCAGCGCCTGGCGGAAGCGAACGACTTCCCGCCGGTCAATGAAGCCGCGCGCGGCAGCTACAGACAAATCACCCTGCGCGATGCCTACATCGACCATCTGCTGGAGTATATCGACATTAAAAATCTTACGCCGCTGAAGCTGGTGCTTAATTCCGGCAACGGCGCGGCGGGGCCGGTCATCGACGCCATCGAAGCGCGGCTGAAGGCGCTGGGCGCGCCGGTGGCGTTCATCAAAATCCACAACACCCCGGACGGCACCTTCCCGAACGGCATTCCCAACCCGTTGCTGCCGGAGTGTCGCGACGACACCCGCAAGGCCGTTATCGAACACGGGACGGACATGGGCATCGCCTTTGACGGCGACTTCGACCGCTGCTTCCTGTTTGATGAGAAAGGGCAGTTCATTGAGGGGTACTACATCGTCGGGCTGCTGGCGGAAGCGTTTCTGGAGAAACACCCGGGGGCGAAGATTATCCACGACCCGCGCCTGACCTGGAACACCGAGGCGGTGGTGACGGCGGCGGGCGGGACGCCGGTGATGTCGAAAACCGGGCACGCCTTTATCAAGGAGCGGATGCGTCTTGAGGATGCGGTGTACGGCGGCGAGATGAGCGCGCATCACTATTTCCGCGATTTTGCTTACTGCGACAGCGGGATGATCCCGTGGCTGCTGGTGGCGGAGCTGGTGTGCCTGAAGGGGCAGTCGCTGGGCGGGCTGGTGGCGGACCGGATGGCGGCGTTCCCGGCGAGCGGGGAAATCAACAGCAGGCTGGCGGAGCCGGCGGCGGCGATTGCCCGGGTGGAGCGGTATTTTGCGGATGAGGCGCAGGCGGTGGACCGCACGGACGGTCTCAGCATGTCGTTCGCCGACTGGCGCTTCAACCTGCGCTCGTCAAACACCGAACCGGTGGTGCGCCTGAATGTGGAATCACGCGGCGATATTCCGTTGATGGAAGCGCGAACACGCACTCTGCTGGCGCTGCTGAATCAGTAA